In Acinetobacter wanghuae, the sequence AAAAAGAGTTAGAACCCAACTAAAAAAATTATTTGGCACATGTAACAACTATGGCAACTCAGTTAGAATCATCACTACATATTTCAGACCTTATTTTACAAGCAAGCCCGATCGTTCAATTGGTCATGCTTATTTTGCTTCTGGCATCATTGTTTAGTTGGTATCTGATTGCCAAGTTGTACATGAGCTATAAAAAAGCACAGGCAGATGATGAGCATTTCCAGAAAATCTTCTGGTCAGGCGCAGAACTCAACACCCTGTATAACAACGCACAACTCAATTCAAAACGAACCGGTCTTGAAGATATTTTCTATCAAGGTTTAGGTGAGTTTCTCAAGCTTAAAAAATTAAACGCACCCGCAGCGCAAAGTATTGAAGGCACTGAACGTATTTTACGTGTCGGTTTAAGCCGTGACCAAGGTCATCTTGAAAATGGTTTGGGCGCACTCGCAAGTATTGGTTCAGTTGCCCCTTATATTGGTTTATTCGGGACAGTTTGGGGCATTATGAATGCCTTTATTGGACTAGCA encodes:
- the tolQ gene encoding protein TolQ, which codes for MATQLESSLHISDLILQASPIVQLVMLILLLASLFSWYLIAKLYMSYKKAQADDEHFQKIFWSGAELNTLYNNAQLNSKRTGLEDIFYQGLGEFLKLKKLNAPAAQSIEGTERILRVGLSRDQGHLENGLGALASIGSVAPYIGLFGTVWGIMNAFIGLAEVDQVTLATVAPGIAEALIATAIGLFAAIPAVLAFNHYTAKSETVYSDRALFAEEMVALLQRQSVGATQDND